In Fusarium oxysporum Fo47 chromosome IX, complete sequence, the following proteins share a genomic window:
- a CDS encoding kinase-like domain-containing protein — MTWLAKNTTTPLPEVIAYHDSADNPVGHEYILLSCIQGVTLSDVYDRLSDEQVSQTLDQLIDFLAQLQASQTLERYGLKETVATLNIGRPYKTYVDYITAQYIRLIQTHEKLTFMRDIVPRLEAFVASLPKLASELNKVKLRIAHRDLHFANVMFDLLPGKITGILDWEFAGVVPYPQ, encoded by the exons ATGACCTGGCTCGCCAAGAACACTACCACTCCTTTGCCAGAGGTTATCGCATATCATGACTCCGCCGATAACCCGGTCGGCCACGAGTATATATTGCTGTCATGTATCCAGGGCGTCACACTCAGCGATGTTTACGACAGGTTAAGCGATGAGCAAGTGAGCCAAACCCTCGACCAGCTGATCGACTTCCTCGCCCAACTCCAGGC GTCCCAGACATTAGAGCGCTATGGCCTGAAGGAGACAGTGGCGACCTTGAACATCGGAAGACCATACAAGACGTACGTCGACTACATAACAGCACAGTACATACGACTCATCCAAACTCATGAAAAGTTGACTTTCATGCGAGATATAGTCCCCCGCCTCGAGGCATTCGTAGCCTCCCTCCCAAAACTCGCCAGCGAGCTCAATAAGGTCAAGTTACGCATCGCCCACAGAGATTTACACTTCGCCAACGTGATGTTCGACTTGTTGCCTGGCAAAATCACTGGCATTCTCGACTGGGAATTCGCTGGCGTTGTGCCATACCCTCAGTGA
- a CDS encoding ankyrin repeat-containing domain protein, translating to MARTKQTARPRPRECASRPASDNSLTLLHGAATKGNLVMLKAMLRKGQSGIEKEDSRGRTPLHCAVINGHLRTVELLLAYNASVKARDNCFFTPLTLAVIHGQLQIFNLLLKNGASVSIICSAGRTLLHYAAKHGRIAIAKVLLEIRVSTKVQDKERRTALDFAVYYQHWDLVKLLLEAGKHQWVSKEKRTSPIYMAVENGHQRCVEMLVSYGADKGDEFVNALGLRNRTPLHAAAQKGHLDIVKLLVHYGADLTAKTSFGSTPDRLAEKNGHSSVATFLKTTWNRRNSRMTESSVSE from the exons ATGGCACGAACCAAGCAGACAGCCCGCCCGAGACCTCGAGAATGTGCCTCCAGACCAGCGTCCGACAATTCGCTGACGCTGCTCCACGGCGCTGCCACTAAGGGAAATCTTGTAATGCTCAAGGCCATGCTCAGGAAGGGACAGTCTGGCATAGAGAAGGAAGACAGTCGCGGCCGCACACCCCTTCACTGTGCTGTCATCAATGGTCACCTCAGAACTGTCGAGCTTCTCCTGGCTTACAATGCATCAGTCAAGGCACGAGACAACTGCTTTTTCACACCCCTGACCTTGGCGGTCATTCACGGTCAACTGCAAATTTTCAACCTTTTGTTAAAGAACGGAGCCTCGGTGTCTATTATCTGTTCTGCAGGCCGTACACTGTTGCATTACGCCGCAAAACATGGTCGTATCGCAATTGCAAAGGTACTACTGGAAATCAGGGTCTCCACCAAAGTCCAAGACAAGGAACGTCGAACCGCCCTAGACTTCGCTGTCTACTACCAACACTGGGACCTCGTCAAGCTGCTCTTAGAGGCGGGAAAGCATCAGTGGGTCTC caaagaaaaaaggaCATCCCCTATATATATGGCCGTAGAGAACGGGCACCAGAGATGTGTTGAAATGCTTGTGTCCTACGGCGCGGAT AAAGGAGATGAATTTGTGAACGCGCTCGGACTCCGGAACCGTACCCCGCTGCACGCTGCCGCGCAGAAGGGCCACCTAGACATTGTAAAGCTTCTGGTGCACTATGGAGCCGATCTAACAGCTAAAACCTCATTTGGTAGCACGCCGGACAGACTTGCAGAGAAGAATGGACATTCTTCAGTTGCTACATTCTTGAAGACAACCTGGAACCGGCGAAATTCTAGGATGACAGAGAGCAGTGTCTCTGAGTAG
- a CDS encoding major facilitator superfamily transporter multidrug resistance, with amino-acid sequence MAASPELSFNQSSANIAEKQVDIASDLEPGEKFRPGYQADDTSSDTVAEGVDHTVVHNVESQHGYYETRDVTTRHGQAKTCKIVCFSTNDPTNPKNWSKARKWTVTLTLSWVCFSVAFASAVITPGIAGVVERFDTSSEVALLTVTLFVYGFGIGPLVFSPLSELYRRRIIYVLTFGVSVIFIIPCAVAKNIETLLVCRAIDGIAMSVPVANIGGSLADMWRPEERGVPMTAFSAAPFLGPIMGPLVGGFVYENKGWRWLYWLQLIICGFLFVCLVVLVPETYAPVILEKRAKKLRKQTGDDSYIAEHELAQHTFGEIAQIYLARPLRLLVTEPIVTLFAIYAAILYGLLYMFFVAYPIVFEEGKGYSAGISGLMFIPISGGIVVGLAGAPFVNAHYNKLRSQHTGLPPPELRLIPMIWSCWLIPIGVFIFAWTSYDDLTWVGPCLAGLPIGIGFVFLYNSFNNYIVDAYQHTAASALAAKTLVRSIWGGSTVLFTTQMYHNLNPRWASTLLGCLALACCFIPIAFYKYGAAIRKHSKYAYSGE; translated from the exons ATGGCTGCCTCTCCTGAGCTTTCCTTCAACCAGTCATCTGCCAACATAGCAGAGAAACAAGTCGACATTGCTAGCGATTT GGAGCCAGGGGAGAAGTTCCGTCCTGGTTACCAAGCTGACGACACCTCGTCTGACACTGTCGCCGAGGGGGTAGACCATACAGTTGTTCATAACGTGGAATCGCAGCACGGCTACTACGAGACGAGAGATGTGACGACCAGGCACGGCCAAGCCAAGACGTGCAAGATAGTCTGCTTCAGCACCAATGACCCGACCAACCCCAAGAACTGGTCCAAAGCGCGAAAGTGGACCGTCACTCTCACGTTGAGCTGGGTATGCTTCTCCGTAGCGTTTGCCTCAGCCGTCATAACTCCGGGCATCGCCGGCGTTGTTGAGCGCTTCGATACGTCGAGTGAAGTTGCTTTACTGACAGTGACTCTCTTCGTGTATGGCTTTGGTATTGGAC CTCTTGTCTTCAGTCCCTTGTCGGAACTCTATAGAAGACGCATCATCTATGTACTGACATTTGGCGTTTCGGTTATTTTCATAATCCCATGTGCCGTCGCTAAGAATATCGAGACGTTGCTAGTGTGTCGGGCCATTGATGGCATTGCTATGAGTGTGCCCGTTGCAAAT ATTGGCGGTAGTCTTGCGGACATGTGGCGACCTGAAGAACGCGGAGTTCCCATGACAGCGTTCAGTGCTGCACCTTTCTTGGGACCGATCATGG GCCCGCTGGTTGGCGGCTTCGTGTACGAGAACAAGGGATGGCGTTGGCTGTACTGGCTACAACTCATTATCTGCGGTTTTCTATTTGTGTGTCTCGTCGTCCTTGTCCCCGAAACATATGCCCCTGTCATTCTTGAAAAGAGAGCCAAGAAGCTACGGAAGCAGACCGGGGACGATAGCTACATTGCGGAACACGAGCTTGCTCAGCACACGTTTGGAGAAATTGCCCAGATATATCTTGCCCGCCCTCTCAGGCTGCTGGTGACAGAACCAATTGTCACGCTGTTCGCCATCTATGCAGCTATACTGTATGGCCTTCTTTACATGTTCTTCGTCGC GTATCCGATCGTCTTTGAAGAGGGCAAAGGCTACTCGGCTGGAATTTCGGGACTCATGTTTATTCCCATCTCAGGAGGCATTGTCGTCGGCCTCGCCGGTGCACCCTTCGTAAACGCACACTACAACAAACTTCGGTCCCAGCACACTGGCCTTCCACCACCTGAGCTCCGCTTGATCCCGATGATCTGGAGTTGCTGGTTAATCCCCATTGGTGTCTTTATC TTTGCCTGGACTTCTTACGATGACCTGACGTGGGTCGGACCATGCCTCGCCGGTCTTCCAATTGGCATTGGATTCGTTTTTCTCTACAATTCATTCAACAACTATATTGTAGATGCATATCAGCACACAGCGGCTTCGGCGCTCGCGGCCAAGACGCTTGTTCGATCTATTTGGGGTGGATCGACAGTTTTGTTCACCACGCAGAT GTATCACAATCTAAATCCTCGATGGGCATCAACTCTACTTGGCTGCCTTGCTTTAGCTTGCTGCTTCATtcctattgccttctataAATACGGGGCCGCCATTCGCAAGCACTCGAAATATGCATACTCGGGGGAGTAG
- a CDS encoding c6 zinc finger domain-containing protein, whose amino-acid sequence MLFLAILVTTSWKLRGQQDHLDQTFLKALGTKLILEADRDMDLLRGLMVYLNWIHLHTAPKTQQAYRLASIAASIAVEFGITQRPGKNKHQQLNVETFNERPKGLSAVDAELWDPDAMRAYLGCYQITTWYSIMTRKSSPLIYNDYLYTCAQSLAAAKEIPSDLDLVFHLEVSREAEKAYTFFNYTDIQQTHFMGDQQIQVYLKAFCVKVQDWRFRFPSSLTKDPCQQIWPWLLEAFVRELCLSGMTRSTDFSMARIRILVDALLSTKGYFDTFLAIPPENISSLPSTHWALLGYSILLTASISLSIQTQGWNIESARSIIKLDTYIDAISLRVKDLSLEMGSSEHLRNWYGDALAGWEAVKMRYLAAGQESLSETESYPQSAPSQVSHKAVEQSDDLGPQSSLLAQLQGDPSQKEIAENSIRPQSGLEAFDFCADTGLWIIPDFNYL is encoded by the exons ATGCTCTTCTTGGCGATCCTTGTCACAACGTCCTGGAAGCTACGAGGCCAGCAGGATCATCTCGATCAAACATTTCTCAAGGCACTCGGTACCAAACTAATCCTAGAAGCTGACCGAGACATGGACCTCTTGAGGGGATTAATGGTATATCTTAATTG GATCCACTTGCACACTGCACCAAAGACACAACAAGCCTACCGTCTTGCGTCCATTGCAGCATCTATAGCAGTCGAATTTGGCATTACTCAGCGGCCCGGAAAGAACAAACACCAGCAGTTAAATGTCGAGACCTTCAATGAAAGACCAAAGGGCTTGTCGGCAGTTGATGCGGAACTTTGGGATCCCGATGCTATGCGAGCTTACCTAGGCTGCTATCAAATTACTACCTG GTATTCTATAATGACTCGGAAGTCGAGTCCGTTGATCTACAACGACTATTTGTACACATGCGCCCAGTCTCTCGCTGCCGCTAAGGAAATACCGTCGGATCTAGACCTTGTCTTCCATCTCGAGGTTTCTCGCGAGGCCGAGAAAGCATATACTTTCTTCAACTACACCGACATCCAGCAGACTCATTTCATGGGTGACCAGCAAATACAGGTTTACCTCAAGGCATTCTGCGTCAAAGTGCAGGATTGGCGATTTCGCTTCCCATCTTCACTTACCAAAGATC CCTGCCAACAAATCTGGCCCTGGCTTTTAGAGGCTTTCGTCCGGGAGTTGTGCCTATCAGGAATGACACGAAGTACTGATTTCTCCATGGCTCGCATTCGCATTCTCGTGGACGCGCTCCTAAGCACAAAAGGCTATTTCGACACATTCTTAGCCATTCCTCCGGAAAACATCTCCAGCCTACCATCCACACATTGGGCTCTTTTGGGGTACTCTATTCTCCTTACAGCGTCGATATCACTATCGATACAGACCCAAGGATGGAACATTGAATCCGCGCGTTCTATTATAAAGCTCGATACATATATTGATGCTATCTCGCTTCGAGTGAAGGACCTCTCGTTGGAGATGGGTTCATCGGAGCACCTACGGAACTGGTATGGCGACGCACTCGCGGGCTGGGAAGCGGTCAAGATGCGTTACCTCGCCGCAGGTCAAGAGTCACTATCCGAAACAGAGTCATACCCGCAATCAGCTCCCTCACAAGTCTCACATAAGGCGGTGGAGCAGAGTGATGATCTTGGCCCTCAAAGTAGTCTTTTGGCCCAGCTTCAGGGAGACCCTAGTCAGAAGGAAATAGCTGAGAACTCAATAAGACCTCAGAGCGGACTTGAGGCATTTGACTTCTGTGCAGATACTGGGCTATGGATTATCCCAGATTTTAATTATCTATAA
- a CDS encoding uncharacterized protein (expressed protein): MITVPLQGNKYREIDMVYNEGGITHIVEAKNTKTVDHSQLQPNIQLAQQIQGALVYAIGEKDGQERALKEAYKKLQAQHQSSSTGNFPPLHVLRIPDKVSNIMSDNKPMSLLSLSSTFQVSQFNIAEVTGEFDHEERGFSLFR, from the coding sequence ATGATCACGGTGCCCTTACAAGGTAACAAGTACAGAGAGATAGACATGGTCTACAACGAGGGTGGAATTACCCATATCGTCGAGGCTAAGAACACCAAGACTGTTGATCACAGTCAGCTCCAGCCCAACATCCAACTGGCGCAACAAATCCAAGGAGCCTTGGTCTATGCGATCGGCGAAAAGGATGGTCAGGAACGAGCTCTTAAAGAGGCATACAAAAAGctccaagctcaacaccaGTCTAGCAGCACTGGGAACTTCCCTCCTTTGCATGTCCTGCGTATCCCGGACAAAGTCTCGAACATCATGTCCGACAACAAGCCGATGAGTCTACTGTCGCTTTCATCGACGTTTCAGGTTTCCCAGTTCAACATAGCTGAAGTTACGGGGGAGTTTGACCACGAAGAACGTGGGTTTTCGCTGTTTAGATAG